The Lytechinus pictus isolate F3 Inbred chromosome 15, Lp3.0, whole genome shotgun sequence genome contains a region encoding:
- the LOC129277630 gene encoding tubulin polyglutamylase TTLL11-like codes for MSASSDGPSVGNGTKLEPLYPRSTHAQIAYEECLRNQIAQLLAENHREAEEIATGARRRSSTGGDARLKQTPNALTLSTCSLTAADDAVKSKTQNAQAGQGKKNTKDEHKSRRSRSGRRKRRHNILMVNMTKSRSSGEVLRVSLNELGWRWKESSGSQRIPCDLFWNGVSFFDCENKPLGGMVNKFPGLLELVRKAQLSKLLHQMRQLFPDEYSFYPRTWILPEQYHIFCAEVSTFTQKYPRAKPVFIVKPDDGSQGDGIYLISNPHHMSTTGLTKPAVVQEYVPRPLLLEHLKFDLRIYVLLASINPLRIYICKEGMARFCTIPYQEPTTRNLHVTYMHLTNYSLNKFSTSFVHTDATDRGSKRTMTSVFGTLANRGLDTPRMWEEIQELVVKTITAMLPDLRVVWEAELPPKRSNPSCFQILGFDILLTSKLKPILLEVNANPSLRLDFEHHLPNGLVEILPSPVDEDIKIPLITDILRLLRPGKSSKNPKSAASIMAAKRSQIPVVSLDGGDVPNHRLDEPTSEDEEDPLYDSCLEEIWPRKFSSNYEHLRIMERVAVFFNLFLGVRGAHRMGATGFRTFCRKCKLCGGGFSTAAADIMYIDVARRWNERTCEGVAAGMCFGAFLEAFFLIAKRKMRGDTLCERVVALVEHCEVNLNDNQDWQPKKPLPHRRLGRPSMAGRTLAQKNSSEN; via the exons ATGTCGGCCTCTTCAGACGGTCCAAGTGTTGGTAATGGCACCAAGTTGGAGCCGTTATATCCCAGATCTACGCATGCACAAATTGCATATGAAGAATGCTTGCGGAACCAAATTGCACAGCTCCTCGCTGAAAATCATCGGGAGGCCGAGGAGATCGCGACCGGTGCCCGCCGCCGCTCCAGCACCGGGGGAGATGCTCGTTTGAAACAGACACCAAATGCCTTGACCTTGAGTACATGCAGTTTAACCGCGGCTGACGACGCTGTCAaatcaaaaacacaaaatgcaCAAGCAGgtcaaggaaagaaaaataccaAAGATGAACATAAATCACGACGTAGTCGAAGCGGGAGAAGGAAACGACGTCACAACATCCTGATGGTCAATATGACAAAATCCAGATCAAGTGGAGAAGTGTTGCGAGTCAGTCTCAACGAATTAGGATGGAGATGGAAGGAG TCAAGCGGCAGTCAGAGGATACCATGCGATCTATTCTGGAATGGAGTATCTTTCTTTGATTGCGAAAATAAACCCCTTGGAGGCATGGTCAATAAATTCCCAg GTCTGTTAGAACTTGTACGCAAGGCCCAACTCTCGAAACTACTGCATCAAATGAGGCAGCTATTCCCTGATGAATACAGCTTCTACCCACGGACCTGGATCCTTCCAGAGCAGTATCACATTTTCTGTGCAGAGGTCTCCACCTTCACTCAGAAGTACCCCCGAGCTAAGCCAGTCTTCATTGTCAAACCGGATGATGGTTCTCAG GGTGATGGCATCTACCTAATCTCCAACCCTCACCATATGTCCACTACCGGCCTCACCAAACCGGCGGTCGTCCAGGAGTACGTACCAAGGCCCCTCCTCCTAGAGCACCTGAAGTTTGATCTACGCATCTACGTCCTCCTAGCTTCCATTAACCCACTCAGGATATACATCTGCAAAGAAGGCATGGCTCGGTTTTGTACCATCCCTTACCAGGAACCAACAACGCGTAACCTCCACGTCACCTACATGCACCTGACGAACTACTCCCTCAATAAATTCAGCACCAGCTTCGTGCACACGGATGCGACGGATCGGGGAAGCAAGCGAACCATGACCAGTGTGTTTGGTACTTTGGCAAACAGGGGCTTGGATACACCGCGGATGTGGGAAGAGATTCAGGAGTTGGTTGTCAAGACCATCACGGCCATGCTTCCTGATCTTCGGGTTGTATGGGAAGCCGAGTTACCTCCAAAGAGATCAAACCCATCATGTTTTCAG ATCCTCGGATTTGACATTCTTCTGACGAGCAAACTGAAACCAATCTTACTGGAGGTTAATGCCAATCCTAGCCTGAGACTGGACTTTGAGCATCACCTTCCGAACGGTCTAGTCGAGATCCTACCCAGTCCGGTAGACGAAGATATCAAGATTCCTCTCATTACCGATATACTCAGACTCCTTAGACCAGGGAAGTCCTCCAAGAATCCAAA GAGCGCAGCGTCCATCATGGCTGCTAAACGTAGTCAGATACCAGTTGTCAGTCTTGATGGAGGAGATGTCCCGAACCATCGGCTTGATGAACCAACCTCCGAGGACGAGGAAGACCCTCTTTATGACTCCTGCTTAGAGGAGATATGGCCGCGGAAATTCAGTAGCAATTACGAGCACCTGCGCATCATGGAACGTGTGGCTGTCTTTTTCAATCTGTTCCTTGGGGTGCGAGGGGCGCATCGTATGGGGGCTACTGGATTCAGAACCTTCTGCAG AAAATGTAAACTATGTGGAGGTGGATTTTCAACTGCTGCTGCCGATATCATGTACATTGATGTAGCTCGTCGTTGGAACGAAAGAACCTGTGAGGGCGTCGCTGCCGGGATGTGTTTCGGTGCTTTCCTGGAAGCCTTTTTCCTGATAGCCAAGCGGAAGATGAGGGGCGACACCCTTTGCGAACGGGTGGTAGCCCTCGTGGAGCACTGTGAGGTCAACTTGAACGACAATCAAGACTGGCAACCCAAGAAGCCACTCCCGCATCGCCGTCTTGGCCGACCGTCCATGGCAGGACGCACTCTGGCACAGAAAAACAGCTCAGAAAATTGA